In Nocardia asteroides, a single genomic region encodes these proteins:
- a CDS encoding MCE family protein: protein MSIRKPLIGFSLFAIVSILVTVLVWNTLARVVEGETNTFTATFSDVLGLKKGDDVRMAGVRVGKVEKIDLDTNNDARVTFVLQRDQTIFDDTKALVRYQNLIGQRYIALAPGDSPSSQPLKSNGTIPLELTEPSFDISALLNGFQPLFQVLQPEQVNQLSETFIQALQGDGVSLSAFITQAATLATDFQRRDAILTDVITNLSGVMSGLAKRGDELETLVTQTRALIGGLYDQGQSLQQSTVQIADAAEALVGMVGTIQPKLLAAQNSTSAALTLLIANGPVLDQAAVDLPGVLSNAGSFVSEGSYANAYLCGLDVSLYGVLFPRGLFSQIGGNGHSAVCRP, encoded by the coding sequence ATGAGCATCCGCAAGCCGCTCATCGGATTCAGCCTCTTCGCCATCGTCTCGATCTTGGTCACCGTGCTCGTCTGGAACACGCTGGCCCGGGTCGTCGAGGGCGAGACCAACACCTTCACCGCCACCTTCTCCGACGTGCTCGGGCTCAAGAAGGGCGACGACGTCCGGATGGCAGGCGTCCGGGTGGGCAAGGTCGAGAAGATCGACCTTGACACCAACAACGACGCCAGGGTCACCTTCGTGCTGCAGCGCGACCAGACCATCTTCGACGACACCAAGGCGCTGGTCAGGTACCAGAACCTGATCGGCCAGCGCTACATCGCGCTGGCGCCGGGTGATTCGCCGAGCTCGCAGCCGCTGAAGAGCAACGGCACCATCCCGCTGGAGCTGACCGAGCCGTCGTTCGACATCTCGGCGCTGCTCAACGGCTTCCAGCCGCTCTTCCAGGTGCTGCAGCCGGAGCAGGTGAACCAGCTCTCGGAGACCTTCATCCAGGCGCTGCAGGGCGACGGGGTCTCGCTGAGCGCCTTCATCACCCAGGCGGCCACGCTGGCCACCGACTTCCAGCGCCGCGATGCCATCCTGACCGACGTGATCACCAACCTCTCCGGCGTGATGTCGGGGCTCGCCAAGCGAGGTGACGAATTGGAGACGCTGGTGACCCAGACCAGGGCACTGATCGGCGGGCTGTACGACCAGGGCCAGAGCCTGCAGCAGTCCACCGTGCAGATCGCCGACGCCGCCGAGGCGCTCGTCGGCATGGTCGGCACCATCCAGCCCAAGCTGCTGGCGGCGCAGAACTCCACCAGCGCCGCGCTGACCCTGCTGATCGCCAACGGCCCGGTCCTCGACCAGGCCGCGGTCGACCTGCCCGGCGTGCTCTCCAACGCGGGCAGCTTCGTCTCCGAGGGCAGTTACGCCAACGCCTACCTCTGCGGCCTCGACGTCTCGCTGTACGGCGTGCTCTTCCCGCGCGGGTTGTTCTCGCAGATCGGCGGCAACGGGCATTCGGCGGTGTGCAGGCCGTGA
- a CDS encoding M13 family metallopeptidase codes for MTSDELTRPSGIDLSYLDEGVRAQDDLFTHVNGKWLADYEIPADRAVDGAFRTLYDQAERDVRAIILEAAESAAPAGSDARRIGDLYSSFLDEAAIAAAGAGPIADELAAVAEVADRSAFAALLGRVQRTGVRGAVGVYVDTDDKDSTRYLVYLTQSGIGLPDESYYRGDEYASIREEYVAHIGRIFAVAAADERVRPLLPADLDGIGTRVLELERTLAAGHWDVVRRRDAKASYNPTTLAALAAEHPGFDWAAWTDALTAGLDRPGAEVFAELVVRQPSYLGAFAAAWAELPLADWQAWAAWQVLRARAPYLTDELVAENFAFYGRTLTGATENRERWKRGVALVQELLGEAVGKLYVARHFPPEAKDRMLELVGNLQEAYRRNIAELPWMSPETRTAALAKLEKFTPKIGYPDSWRDYSAIVIDPADPVGNYRRGYAAEFDRDLGKLGGPVDRGEWFMTPQTVNAYYNPGLNEIVFPAAILQPPFFDVHADDAANYGGIGAVIGHEIGHGFDDQGAEYDGDGNLVDWWSDADRAEFGIRTKALIAQYDVLSPQALPDENTVNGEFTIGENIGDLGGLSIALAAYRISLNGAEPPVIDGLTGLQRVFYGWAQVWRTKARPEEAIRRLAVDPHSPPEFRCNAVVRNIDSFHEAFGVRPGDGLYLEPAERVQIW; via the coding sequence GTGACCTCCGATGAACTCACCCGTCCTTCCGGTATCGATCTCAGCTACCTCGACGAGGGCGTGCGAGCGCAGGACGACCTGTTCACGCACGTCAACGGCAAGTGGCTGGCCGACTACGAAATCCCCGCCGACCGCGCCGTCGACGGCGCCTTCCGCACCCTGTACGACCAGGCCGAGCGGGACGTCAGGGCGATCATCCTGGAGGCCGCCGAGTCCGCGGCGCCCGCGGGCAGCGACGCCAGGCGGATCGGCGACCTCTACAGCAGCTTCCTGGACGAGGCCGCGATCGCTGCCGCCGGCGCCGGGCCCATCGCCGACGAACTCGCCGCGGTGGCCGAGGTCGCCGACCGCTCCGCCTTCGCGGCCCTGCTCGGCAGGGTGCAGCGCACCGGCGTGCGCGGCGCGGTCGGCGTCTACGTCGACACCGACGACAAGGATTCCACCCGCTACCTGGTGTACCTGACCCAGTCCGGGATCGGCCTCCCGGACGAGTCGTACTACCGCGGCGACGAGTACGCGAGCATCCGCGAGGAGTACGTCGCGCACATCGGCCGGATCTTCGCGGTCGCCGCCGCCGACGAGCGAGTGCGCCCGCTGCTCCCCGCCGACCTGGACGGCATCGGCACCCGCGTGCTGGAGCTGGAGCGCACCCTCGCCGCGGGCCACTGGGACGTGGTGCGCCGCCGCGACGCCAAGGCGAGCTACAACCCGACCACCCTCGCCGCGCTCGCCGCCGAGCACCCCGGCTTCGACTGGGCGGCCTGGACCGACGCGCTGACCGCCGGGCTGGACCGGCCGGGCGCGGAGGTCTTCGCCGAGCTGGTGGTGCGCCAGCCCTCCTACCTCGGCGCCTTCGCGGCCGCCTGGGCCGAGCTTCCGCTCGCGGACTGGCAGGCCTGGGCCGCCTGGCAGGTGCTGCGCGCCCGCGCCCCGTACCTCACCGACGAGCTGGTCGCGGAGAACTTCGCCTTCTACGGCCGCACCCTGACCGGCGCCACCGAGAACCGCGAGCGCTGGAAGCGCGGGGTCGCGCTGGTGCAGGAGCTGCTCGGCGAGGCGGTCGGCAAGCTCTACGTGGCCAGGCACTTCCCGCCGGAGGCGAAGGACCGGATGCTGGAGCTGGTCGGCAACCTGCAGGAGGCGTACCGGCGCAATATCGCCGAGCTGCCCTGGATGAGCCCGGAGACCAGGACCGCGGCGCTGGCCAAGCTGGAGAAGTTCACCCCGAAGATCGGCTACCCGGACAGCTGGCGGGACTACTCGGCCATCGTGATCGACCCCGCCGACCCGGTCGGCAACTACCGCCGCGGCTACGCCGCCGAGTTCGACCGCGACCTCGGCAAGCTGGGCGGCCCGGTCGATCGCGGCGAGTGGTTCATGACCCCGCAGACCGTGAACGCCTACTACAACCCCGGCCTGAACGAGATCGTCTTCCCGGCCGCCATCCTGCAGCCGCCGTTCTTCGACGTGCACGCCGACGACGCCGCCAACTACGGCGGCATCGGCGCGGTGATCGGCCACGAGATCGGGCACGGCTTCGACGACCAGGGCGCCGAGTACGACGGCGACGGCAACCTGGTCGACTGGTGGAGCGATGCCGACCGCGCCGAGTTCGGCATCCGGACCAAGGCGCTGATCGCCCAGTACGACGTGCTCTCCCCGCAGGCGCTGCCGGACGAGAACACGGTGAACGGCGAGTTCACCATCGGCGAGAACATCGGCGACCTCGGTGGCCTCTCGATCGCCCTGGCCGCCTACCGGATCTCGCTGAACGGCGCCGAGCCGCCGGTGATCGACGGCCTCACCGGGCTGCAGCGGGTCTTCTACGGCTGGGCCCAGGTGTGGCGCACCAAGGCGCGGCCGGAGGAGGCGATCCGCAGGCTCGCGGTCGACCCGCACTCCCCGCCGGAGTTCCGCTGCAATGCCGTCGTCCGCAATATCGACAGCTTCCACGAGGCGTTCGGGGTGCGGCCGGGCGACGGGCTCTACCTGGAGCCCGCCGAGCGCGTGCAGATCTGGTGA
- a CDS encoding MlaD family protein, producing the protein MIIDPSGRGPTVRQMLIAGGCGLLVFALLLVFLMARYQGYFVSKVNVVANLTTTGDGLPAEADVKFRGVLVGTVDDVEVAARGELQKVQIELNPDFASGIPANVTARVVPSNLFAVTSVELVFNGPSDEYLTEGAQIEEDRSKGTIALQDTLTTVRNILNEIDPVQFGRVLGTLSQALDGSGRMPGSTIERVDRWLTGVDQSIPNLGVMLNDFSSSFRALNESAPELVNVLGSSVQTATTISDRRSQLVALITGAGGTFDTINNLFAQNPDVGKQVTAGTSSMFGSLASDPASVTQAIVNLNRSMQKLNTVFRWGPQQQMVWNMGITFTPYQPNTVADCPRYGDLAGPSCFTAPAVAEIPPLPESLAPRRLDAAAGLPPLVQLPGMPVLPGITTPSAPLPAAGAAPVPFAGTPLEGLFPMLPPLLGAPAPGPTPAPAAPAEPVAPAEPAAAPAEPIAYTGDAAITRYLGRQPTAAEYLLLGSITKGMTLTTSGDSR; encoded by the coding sequence ATGATCATCGATCCCAGTGGGCGCGGGCCCACCGTCAGGCAGATGCTGATCGCGGGCGGCTGCGGGCTGCTCGTCTTCGCGCTGCTCCTGGTCTTCCTGATGGCGCGCTACCAGGGCTATTTCGTCTCGAAGGTGAACGTGGTCGCCAACCTGACCACCACCGGTGACGGGCTGCCCGCCGAGGCGGACGTGAAGTTCCGCGGCGTGCTGGTCGGCACCGTCGACGATGTCGAGGTCGCGGCCCGCGGCGAGTTGCAGAAGGTGCAGATCGAGCTGAACCCGGACTTCGCGAGCGGCATCCCGGCGAACGTCACCGCGCGGGTGGTTCCGTCCAACCTCTTCGCCGTCACCTCGGTCGAGCTGGTCTTCAACGGCCCCTCCGACGAGTACCTGACCGAGGGCGCGCAGATCGAGGAGGACCGCAGCAAGGGCACCATCGCGCTGCAGGACACCCTGACCACCGTGCGCAACATCCTGAACGAGATCGACCCGGTGCAGTTCGGCCGGGTGCTCGGCACGCTCTCGCAGGCGCTGGACGGCAGCGGCCGGATGCCCGGCTCCACCATCGAGCGCGTCGACCGCTGGCTGACCGGCGTGGATCAGTCGATCCCGAACCTCGGCGTCATGCTGAACGACTTCTCCTCGTCCTTCCGCGCGCTGAACGAGTCGGCGCCGGAGCTGGTGAACGTGCTCGGCAGCTCGGTGCAGACCGCGACGACCATCTCCGACCGCAGGTCGCAGCTGGTCGCGCTGATCACCGGCGCCGGCGGCACCTTCGACACCATCAACAACCTGTTCGCGCAGAACCCGGATGTCGGCAAGCAGGTCACCGCGGGGACGAGCAGCATGTTCGGCTCGCTCGCCTCCGACCCTGCCTCGGTCACCCAGGCGATCGTGAACCTGAACCGCTCGATGCAGAAGCTGAACACCGTCTTCCGCTGGGGGCCGCAGCAGCAGATGGTCTGGAACATGGGCATCACCTTCACGCCCTACCAGCCGAACACCGTCGCGGACTGCCCGCGCTACGGCGACCTGGCCGGCCCGAGCTGCTTCACCGCACCCGCGGTCGCCGAGATCCCGCCGCTGCCGGAGTCGCTCGCGCCGCGCAGGCTGGACGCCGCGGCGGGGCTGCCGCCGCTGGTGCAGCTGCCCGGGATGCCGGTGCTGCCCGGCATCACCACCCCGTCCGCCCCGCTGCCCGCCGCGGGCGCCGCGCCGGTGCCGTTCGCCGGAACCCCGCTGGAGGGCCTCTTCCCGATGCTGCCGCCGCTGCTCGGTGCTCCCGCCCCCGGCCCCACCCCGGCCCCCGCCGCACCCGCGGAACCTGTCGCACCCGCCGAGCCGGCCGCGGCTCCGGCGGAGCCCATCGCCTACACCGGCGATGCCGCGATCACCAGGTACCTCGGCAGGCAACCCACCGCGGCGGAGTACCTGCTGCTCGGTTCGATCACGAAGGGGATGACGTTGACCACCAGCGGTGACAGCCGATGA
- a CDS encoding MlaE family ABC transporter permease yields MQSTKSPPTGSRLSGAVDWTKGYWEDHPKRSLETFGRQILMGIAAVAELFVAIFRRRFPFGEFVRQCAFMANVAAAPTLLVAIPIGVIVSIQVGAVAGQVGATSFIGAANGLGIIQQGAPLVTSIMIAGAVGSAICADLGSRTIREEIDAMKVMGVDPMRRLVAPRLGAAMLVSLLLCGFVVFVGFLTGYIFNIFAQDGTPGSYVGTFSSFAVTRDLLVALVKSTIFGLLAAIIACDTGLNTRGGPGGVANSVNSAVVSSAIMLFGVNLIITQIYNAIFPPQVV; encoded by the coding sequence GTGCAGTCGACCAAGAGTCCACCCACGGGGTCGCGGCTGAGTGGCGCGGTCGATTGGACAAAGGGGTACTGGGAAGATCACCCGAAGCGTTCGCTCGAGACCTTCGGCAGGCAGATCCTCATGGGGATTGCCGCGGTCGCCGAGTTGTTCGTCGCGATATTCCGCCGCCGTTTCCCGTTCGGGGAATTCGTCCGGCAATGCGCGTTCATGGCCAATGTCGCTGCCGCCCCGACGTTGCTGGTCGCCATTCCGATCGGCGTGATCGTCTCGATTCAGGTCGGCGCGGTCGCCGGGCAGGTCGGTGCGACGTCGTTCATCGGCGCGGCCAACGGCCTCGGCATCATCCAGCAGGGCGCCCCGCTGGTCACCTCGATCATGATCGCGGGCGCGGTCGGCTCGGCCATCTGCGCCGACCTCGGCTCGCGCACCATCCGCGAGGAGATCGACGCCATGAAGGTGATGGGCGTGGACCCGATGCGCCGCCTGGTCGCGCCGCGGCTCGGCGCGGCCATGCTGGTCAGCCTGCTGCTCTGCGGCTTCGTCGTCTTCGTCGGCTTCCTGACCGGCTACATCTTCAACATCTTCGCGCAGGACGGCACGCCGGGCAGCTACGTCGGCACCTTCTCCTCGTTCGCGGTGACGAGGGACCTGCTCGTCGCCCTGGTCAAGTCGACGATCTTCGGCCTGCTCGCGGCGATCATCGCCTGCGACACCGGGCTGAACACCCGCGGCGGCCCCGGCGGCGTCGCGAACTCCGTGAACTCCGCGGTGGTCAGCTCGGCGATCATGCTCTTCGGCGTCAACCTGATCATCACGCAGATCTACAACGCAATCTTCCCCCCACAGGTGGTCTGA
- a CDS encoding S1 family peptidase: protein MFSKLATVVRAACTVALGAALLGPVAGAAQAQPGAPVLGGGSGIVIDDAFECTLTTVGYDGAGRLVGITAGHCGDPGAQVYAEADRGAGVVGSFVHSDPRLDYAVIQFQPGRVTPVNRVGNVTIAGIGGPAAFPMIVCKEGRTTGNTCGISWGDVFATNIETWSQMCVVEGDSGAPVVVGNQLVGMVNAYLAFACYGPEVGTNMTTIMDDLNGRNSIGSGFRPI, encoded by the coding sequence ATGTTCAGCAAACTCGCCACGGTGGTTCGCGCCGCCTGCACCGTCGCGCTCGGAGCGGCGCTGCTCGGGCCCGTCGCGGGCGCCGCGCAGGCGCAGCCGGGCGCGCCGGTGCTCGGCGGTGGCTCCGGCATCGTCATCGACGACGCCTTCGAGTGCACCCTCACCACCGTTGGCTACGACGGCGCGGGCAGGCTGGTCGGGATCACCGCCGGCCACTGCGGCGATCCCGGCGCACAGGTGTACGCCGAAGCGGACCGCGGGGCCGGGGTGGTCGGTAGCTTCGTGCACTCCGACCCGCGCCTCGACTACGCCGTCATCCAGTTCCAGCCGGGCCGCGTCACCCCGGTGAACCGGGTCGGCAACGTCACCATCGCGGGCATCGGCGGGCCCGCCGCGTTCCCGATGATCGTCTGCAAGGAGGGCCGCACCACCGGCAACACCTGCGGCATCTCCTGGGGCGACGTCTTCGCCACCAATATCGAGACCTGGTCGCAGATGTGCGTGGTCGAGGGCGACTCCGGCGCGCCGGTGGTGGTCGGCAACCAGCTGGTCGGCATGGTCAACGCGTACCTGGCGTTCGCCTGCTACGGCCCCGAGGTCGGCACCAACATGACCACGATCATGGACGACCTGAACGGTCGCAACAGCATCGGCTCGGGCTTCCGCCCCATCTGA
- the lppU gene encoding LppU family putative lipoprotein encodes MSRLVVRRVLTATFGAVAALTLIGCSSTVTGTAQPEIGNGTVDAVSTTSTPKPSGKPSSGKPTPSNSNNGGNIDFEASIGDCVTLGGTINDATIAKASCGSRASNYKVIGKAPTSTGCIGDRDNYYAETVNSVQTGALCLDIDWVVGGCMDVGGDDPKRIDCTESAIEGIKVTNIVQGTDDVSACSSGSGFKYSDRRFVVCVEDL; translated from the coding sequence GTGTCTCGTCTCGTCGTTCGCCGTGTACTCACGGCCACCTTCGGCGCGGTCGCCGCGCTGACCCTCATCGGGTGTAGCTCCACCGTCACCGGGACGGCGCAGCCCGAGATCGGCAACGGCACCGTCGACGCCGTCTCCACCACGAGTACCCCGAAGCCGTCCGGCAAGCCCTCCAGCGGCAAGCCGACCCCGTCGAACAGCAACAACGGCGGCAACATCGATTTCGAGGCATCGATCGGCGACTGCGTGACGCTCGGCGGCACCATCAACGACGCCACCATCGCCAAGGCGTCCTGCGGTAGCCGCGCCTCCAACTACAAGGTCATCGGGAAGGCGCCGACCAGCACCGGCTGCATCGGTGACCGGGACAACTACTACGCCGAGACCGTCAACAGCGTGCAGACCGGGGCACTCTGCCTCGACATCGACTGGGTGGTCGGCGGCTGCATGGACGTCGGCGGCGACGACCCCAAGCGGATCGACTGCACCGAATCCGCCATCGAGGGCATCAAGGTCACCAACATCGTGCAGGGCACCGACGACGTGAGCGCCTGCAGCAGCGGCTCCGGGTTCAAGTACTCCGACCGCCGCTTCGTGGTCTGCGTCGAGGACCTGTAG
- a CDS encoding DUF4190 domain-containing protein, with the protein MSHYPPPGQYPPSGQYPPPPGQPGQPGYWQESPKGKGLAITALVLGIIALLSCWTLVGGILFGVFAIIFGLIAGVKARAGTAAGGGMAIAGALLGLAGIVISVVLGLFFWNIFEDAGFTDFVDCVSSAGNDQAKVQQCEDEFNQNVQDRFSITITPGPTN; encoded by the coding sequence ATGTCGCACTACCCGCCCCCGGGCCAGTACCCGCCGTCCGGGCAGTACCCCCCGCCGCCCGGGCAGCCCGGCCAGCCCGGCTACTGGCAGGAGTCGCCCAAGGGCAAGGGGCTCGCGATCACCGCGCTGGTCCTCGGCATCATCGCGCTGCTCAGCTGCTGGACCCTGGTCGGCGGCATCCTGTTCGGCGTCTTCGCGATCATCTTCGGGCTGATCGCCGGGGTCAAGGCGCGGGCGGGCACCGCGGCGGGCGGCGGCATGGCGATCGCGGGCGCGCTGCTCGGCCTGGCAGGCATCGTGATCAGCGTGGTGCTCGGGCTGTTCTTCTGGAACATCTTCGAGGACGCGGGCTTCACCGACTTCGTCGACTGCGTCAGCAGCGCGGGCAACGACCAGGCCAAGGTGCAGCAGTGCGAGGACGAGTTCAACCAGAACGTCCAGGACCGGTTCAGCATCACCATCACCCCCGGCCCGACCAACTGA
- a CDS encoding L,D-transpeptidase yields MHVALSSGTVSRVRRGILLSAAIAAASALIAAPAQAEPLFPGIDTGSGNGAVLPPAEPQANFAPPSINIADGETVGVAQPIAITFKEPIGDRAAAERAIKVTASTETPGHFYWRSDQQVRWRPNDYWPANIDVTVKAGDTTSAFRIGDAVIATADDNTHTLTVTRNGEVIREMPTSMGKPKHETPNGIYYVGDRQKSMVMDSSTYGVPVTDPEGYKLDVEYATRISNSGIFVHAAPWSVGQQGRANVSHGCLNLSTEDARWFFENATKGDPVVVQNTDGGTLSSADGLGDWNP; encoded by the coding sequence ATGCATGTCGCTCTGAGCAGCGGGACCGTGAGCCGGGTCCGGCGAGGCATCCTGCTGTCGGCGGCGATCGCGGCGGCCTCTGCCCTGATCGCCGCGCCCGCGCAGGCGGAGCCGCTGTTCCCCGGGATCGACACCGGCTCCGGTAACGGCGCCGTGCTCCCGCCCGCGGAGCCGCAGGCCAACTTCGCGCCGCCCTCGATCAATATCGCCGACGGCGAAACGGTCGGGGTCGCGCAGCCGATCGCGATCACCTTCAAGGAGCCGATCGGGGATCGCGCCGCCGCCGAGCGGGCCATCAAGGTCACCGCGTCGACCGAAACCCCCGGGCACTTCTACTGGCGCTCGGACCAGCAGGTGCGCTGGCGGCCGAACGACTACTGGCCCGCCAATATCGACGTCACGGTGAAGGCGGGTGACACCACCAGCGCCTTCCGGATCGGCGATGCCGTCATCGCGACCGCGGACGACAACACGCACACCCTCACCGTCACTCGCAACGGCGAGGTGATCCGGGAGATGCCGACCTCCATGGGCAAGCCCAAGCACGAGACGCCGAACGGCATCTACTACGTGGGCGATCGGCAGAAGTCGATGGTCATGGACTCCTCCACCTACGGCGTACCGGTCACCGACCCCGAGGGCTACAAGCTCGACGTCGAGTACGCGACCCGGATCTCCAACAGCGGCATCTTCGTGCACGCGGCGCCGTGGTCGGTGGGGCAGCAGGGCCGGGCCAATGTGAGCCACGGCTGCCTGAACCTCAGCACCGAGGACGCCAGGTGGTTCTTCGAGAACGCCACGAAGGGCGATCCCGTCGTGGTGCAGAACACCGACGGCGGCACCCTCTCCAGCGCCGACGGCCTCGGCGACTGGAACCCCTGA
- a CDS encoding MlaE family ABC transporter permease: MSSTYVPPLLRPLNQLKRTAKAPVDMLGRLGHQVFFFLRALGSIPLALRQYPKEVWRLLSDVTWGNGNLIVGGGTIGVVLILSAFGGMTVGIQGHTSLNLLGLSPITGAISAFATTRELGPLLASLAFAAQAGCRFTAQLGAMRISEEIDALESVAIRPLPYLVSTRIFAAILAIVPLYCLGLAMAYVSCAMTVQLIGGTASGTYQHYFYQFLIPTDVLYSLLKAIIFVAITTFIQCYYGFFASGGPEGVGVAAGRAIKMCIIVVVFADLFMTLAIWGVNPGIRISG, from the coding sequence GTGTCGTCGACATATGTGCCGCCGCTGCTGCGGCCGCTGAACCAACTGAAGCGCACCGCCAAGGCCCCGGTCGACATGCTCGGCCGCCTCGGCCACCAGGTGTTCTTCTTCCTGCGCGCGCTCGGCTCGATCCCGCTCGCGCTGCGCCAGTACCCCAAGGAGGTCTGGCGGCTGCTCTCCGACGTCACCTGGGGCAACGGCAACCTGATCGTCGGCGGCGGCACCATCGGCGTCGTGCTGATCCTGAGCGCGTTCGGCGGCATGACCGTCGGCATCCAGGGCCACACCTCGCTGAACCTGCTCGGCCTCAGCCCGATCACCGGCGCCATCTCGGCCTTCGCCACCACCCGCGAACTCGGCCCGCTGCTCGCCTCGCTCGCCTTCGCCGCGCAGGCAGGCTGCCGGTTCACCGCCCAGCTCGGCGCGATGCGGATCTCCGAGGAGATCGACGCGCTGGAGTCGGTGGCCATCCGCCCGCTGCCCTACCTGGTGAGCACCAGGATCTTCGCCGCGATCCTGGCGATCGTCCCGCTCTACTGCCTCGGCCTCGCCATGGCCTACGTCTCCTGCGCCATGACCGTGCAGCTGATCGGCGGCACCGCCAGCGGCACCTACCAGCACTACTTCTACCAATTCCTGATCCCGACGGACGTGCTGTACTCGCTGCTCAAGGCGATCATCTTCGTCGCGATCACCACCTTCATCCAGTGCTACTACGGCTTCTTCGCCTCCGGCGGCCCCGAGGGCGTCGGCGTGGCGGCGGGCCGCGCGATCAAGATGTGCATCATCGTGGTGGTGTTCGCCGATCTGTTCATGACGTTGGCCATCTGGGGCGTCAACCCCGGAATCCGGATCTCGGGGTAG
- a CDS encoding MCE family protein: MIAKLRSRFESNRYFWLGVLGALVIVLLLIVSSSFRMLGVGDRSLQMEFAQAAGIRVGDRVNVAGVAVGTVTGAELDGDHVVISANVDRSVDFGPDARASIKMATLLGARYVDVEPGDGSGLPDDRIPLSNTAVPYNLADVVQIGTPKFEELDTVKLAESLDLVNKQLGDSPQLVVQALDSVGALAKVMDARKVEVDQLLKDMDRVTQLLADNRNSVLLVITQGEAIAARVMERQGLLRQLLDNVAALTRQLQEIGAENDNQLGPTIEQLNVMADGLQKNKDNLDRLLSIMPPSIRYLTNAWGNGNYAEVGLPWLFPDNWLCFAQAIEGCEG, from the coding sequence GTGATCGCGAAACTCCGCTCCCGCTTCGAGAGCAACCGCTACTTCTGGCTCGGCGTCCTCGGCGCCCTCGTCATCGTGCTGCTGCTGATCGTCTCCAGCTCGTTCCGGATGCTCGGCGTCGGCGACCGCTCGCTCCAGATGGAGTTCGCGCAGGCCGCCGGCATCCGGGTCGGTGACCGGGTGAACGTGGCCGGCGTCGCGGTCGGCACCGTCACCGGCGCCGAGCTCGACGGCGACCACGTGGTGATCAGCGCCAACGTGGACCGGAGTGTCGACTTCGGCCCGGACGCGCGGGCCTCGATCAAGATGGCCACCCTGCTCGGCGCCCGCTACGTCGACGTCGAGCCGGGCGACGGCAGCGGCCTCCCGGACGACCGGATCCCGCTCTCCAACACCGCGGTCCCGTACAACCTGGCCGACGTGGTGCAGATCGGCACGCCCAAGTTCGAGGAGCTGGACACCGTCAAGCTGGCCGAATCGCTGGACCTGGTGAACAAGCAGCTCGGCGACTCGCCGCAGCTGGTGGTGCAGGCGTTGGACAGCGTCGGCGCGCTGGCCAAGGTGATGGATGCGCGCAAGGTCGAGGTCGACCAGCTGCTCAAGGACATGGACCGGGTCACCCAGCTGCTCGCGGACAACCGCAACAGCGTGCTGCTGGTGATCACCCAGGGCGAGGCGATCGCCGCACGGGTGATGGAGCGGCAGGGGCTGCTGCGCCAGCTGCTCGACAATGTCGCCGCGCTGACCAGGCAGCTGCAGGAGATCGGCGCCGAGAACGACAACCAGCTCGGCCCGACCATCGAGCAGTTGAACGTCATGGCCGACGGTCTGCAGAAGAACAAGGACAACCTGGACCGGCTGCTCAGCATCATGCCGCCGTCGATCCGCTACCTCACCAACGCGTGGGGCAACGGCAACTACGCGGAGGTCGGGCTGCCGTGGCTGTTCCCGGACAACTGGCTCTGCTTCGCGCAGGCGATCGAGGGGTGCGAGGGATGA
- a CDS encoding DUF6764 family protein: MKLISAIVCSAAVGTSFLLPGTASAAQVRCASANGADVTLIEGGAGCRASSDASGQAHAAGLDGVGYASAAAGARALGIGAAGGVGVSEGSTGIPIALGYGSDAVARTTITAADPARPVAVTIALEGSRAQVRTETGEVICLGTAALAWDAATGRGCLATPFGRWLTSDAPSAQPASE, translated from the coding sequence ATGAAGCTGATCAGCGCGATCGTCTGCTCCGCCGCCGTCGGCACCTCGTTCCTGCTGCCGGGAACGGCCTCCGCCGCGCAGGTGCGCTGCGCCTCGGCGAACGGCGCCGACGTCACCCTGATCGAGGGCGGGGCGGGCTGCCGCGCCTCCTCGGACGCCTCCGGGCAGGCGCACGCGGCCGGGCTGGACGGCGTCGGCTACGCGAGCGCCGCGGCGGGCGCGAGGGCGCTCGGCATCGGCGCCGCGGGCGGCGTCGGGGTGAGCGAGGGGAGCACCGGCATCCCGATCGCGCTCGGCTACGGCAGCGACGCCGTCGCCCGGACCACGATCACCGCCGCCGACCCGGCCCGCCCGGTGGCGGTCACCATCGCGCTGGAGGGCTCGCGCGCGCAGGTGCGCACCGAAACGGGCGAGGTGATCTGCCTCGGCACCGCCGCGCTCGCCTGGGACGCGGCCACCGGCCGTGGCTGCCTGGCGACCCCGTTCGGGCGCTGGCTCACCTCGGACGCACCGTCCGCACAGCCTGCCTCTGAGTGA